In the genome of Drosophila subpulchrella strain 33 F10 #4 breed RU33 chromosome 2L, RU_Dsub_v1.1 Primary Assembly, whole genome shotgun sequence, one region contains:
- the LOC119547512 gene encoding nascent polypeptide-associated complex subunit alpha, muscle-specific form codes for MDSKDNFSLGKPAEMEKKRRDSSNPEDASISTGQPAATSTPTNLIRKSARVVVLRRKTVESDLRNSSLVGRIPESWGHIKGRKNIRAPETPERAPRTRNISCSPRTPYTSKQPKTPRSANRLAGLVKEKYAQIKGRKQIQALSSPKTEPQSSLKTPKTPKGSPKTTTSKKHPKSSTKAPKMSPTPINLPTKNPAKMPVKSLTNTPKQSPIKSAMISPTNSPIQSTNYLPAKSATGSPKTPRKISSRKSSIESPKFSPIISPKTSPIPSPINTSIEPPKSLTKLPTSSPKKSLTDAPKAGSSEVGLLTAGAIIAPSDLRVGNKRSLASSEPTSVGNASTSESSPKRARLHVLQVSMGSPFSMTRSKKIKKVEVDQDDDEPVSIEISGNEGQDGFPEVLSEPEGFAPGSGMDPQMEPGLEPGVEPGLEPDMQPEIIDAITSPEANANTSMKCIVM; via the exons ATGGATTCAAAAGACAATTTTTCTCTGGGCAAACCAGccgaaatggaaaaaaaacgCAGGGATTCATCGAACCCCGAGGATGCCTCCATATCGACTGGCCAACCGGCGGCTACATCAACACCTACTAATTTGATCCGCAAGAGCGCAAGGGTCGTGGTCCTCCGTCGAAAAACCGTAGAGTCAGATTTACGCAATTCTTCATTGGTAGGTCGAATACCCGAGTCTTGGGGACATATTAAGGGCCGTAAAAATATTCGTGCTCCCGAAACCCCTGAGAGGGCTCCTCGAACCCGGAATATATCTTGTAGTCCAAGAACCCCGTACACTTCGAAGCAACCGAAGACTCCACGGAGCGCAAACAGGTTGGCAGGTTTGGTCAAAGAAAAATATGCTCAAATCAAGGGACGTAAGCAGATTCAAGCTCTTAGCTCCCCAAAAACGGAGCCTCAGTCTTCATTAAAGACACCGAAGACTCCGAAGGGGTCCCCAAAAACTACCACCTCTAAAAAACATCCCAAGTCTTCGACAAAAGCTCCTAAGATGTCACCAACTCCAATAAATTTACCAACAAAGAACCCAGCAAAGATGCCAGTTAAATCACTTACCAACACCCCAAAGCAGTCGCCGATTAAATCGGCGATGATTTCTCCAACCAATTCCCCGATTCAATCGACCAATTACTTACCGGCAAAGTCGGCAACTGGATCACCGAAAACCCCAAGGAAGATTTCGTCAAGAAAGTCATCAATTGAATCCCCGAAATTCTCTCCAATAATATCGCCGAAAACGTCGCCGATTCCATCTCCAATCAATACTTCAATTGAACCACCGAAGTCACTAACTAAACTGCCGACTAGTTCTCCAAAGAAATCTTTAA CCGATGCCCCGAAAGCAGGTTCCTCTGAAGTGGGTTTACTTACAGCCGGTGCCATTATAGCACCGTCGGACCTTCGAGTTGGGAATAAGCGGAGCCTTGCATCAAGTGAACCCACCTCAGTTGGTAACGCAAGCACTTCTGAATCGTCTCCAAAACGGGCTCGTCTCCATGTTCTACAAGTCAGCATGGGATCTCCATTCTCCATGACTCGCAGCAAGAAAATCAAAAAGGTTGAAGTAGATCAGGATGACGACGAGCCGGTGTCAATCGAGATATCAGGCAATGAAGGTCAAGATGGTTTTCCTGAAGTTCTTTCTGAACCGGAGGGGTTTGCGCCCGGATCCGGGATGGATCCCCAGATGGAGCCTGGGCTGGAACCTGGGGTAGAGCCCGGGTTAGAGCCTGATATGCAACCGGAAATCATCGATGCAATTACTTCCCCTGAAGCAAACGCAAACACCTCAATGAAATGCATTGTAATGTAA